TGGAACCTGCCCGGTGAGCGCGATCATCGGGTCCGAGTCCATCGAGGCGTCGGCGATCCCGGTCACGAGGTTCGTCGCGCCGGGTCCCGAGGTCGCGAGACACACACCGGGTTCGCCCGAGACGATCCCGAAGGCGTCGGCGGCGTGGGCCGCGCCCTGCTCGTGGGCCATCGTCACGTGCCTGAGGTCGGCGTCGTAGAGCGCGTCGTAGACCGGCATGATCGCGCCACCCTGGACCCCGAAGAGCTGTTCGACGCCCGCGCGTTCGAGCGCCCGAACGACCGACTCCGCGCCGGTCGTCACGGGAGATCGTGACTCCTCGTCGGTCCGGTCGGCGGCTGCCGGTTCCGGTTCGGCCTCGTCCGCCGCGCGCTGGGGCGGCTGGCCTTCACTCACGATTCATCCCCCCGTTCGAAGCGGGGTTCGGTAGTCGATACCTCGGTGCGGTCGGTCGCTGTGTGGGCTGCGGGTTTCGGTCTGTCATGTGGTCGGTGGGTGTCGCGGGTGCTGGTCGCTGTGTGGTCGATTCGGGGGTCGGGGGAAGGAGGTGCGTAGGGGTTATACCCCTACAATAATCGACTCGCGAACACCCGCCGCGTCGCTCGGGACTCGCGTGCCCTGAGCGGCCGTCGGTCGGGTCGTCATACCCGGTCCATTCGGTCGGACGGTAATAACCCTTCCGTGGCGTGCAAACGTTGCACGAACCTCTGGGCGGATCCGAGACGTGCGACTCACGGGTGGGGGCGTTCGGGGCGGGCATGGGTCAGGCGTTGACCTCCGCTCCCTCGCTCTCGTGGTCGATGCCGACCTCGCGGGCGAAGCGTTCGAGCACGCTCATCGTGACCCGCTCCTTCTCGGCCCCGAAGTCCTTGACGCGGCGTGTACACTCGCGTACCTCGTCGTCGGTGGGCGCATAGCCCGCCTCGACCAGCCGCTCGCGTACCGAGTGGGTGCCGGTGTGTTTGCCGAGCACGAGCTCGCGGCTCGCACCCACCATCTCGGGGGTCATCACGCCCGGCTCGAACGTATCGGAGTTCTCGATCACGCCCGCGGCGTGGATCCCCGACTCGTGGCTGAAGGCGTTCTGCCCGACGACCGGTTTGTTGCCCGGCGTGTCGATGTCGCTCGCGGCCTCGACCAGCCGCGAGAGCTCCGTGATCCGCGCCGTGTCGATGCCGGTGTCGACGTCGTAGAGCGACTCGGCCGCCATGACGACCTCCTCGTAGGCGGCGTTGCCGGCGCGCTCGCCGATGCCGTTGACGCTGACCTGGGCCTGCGCCGCACCCGCCTCGAAGCCCGCGAGCGCGTTCGCGCTCGCCAGCCCGAAGTCGTCGTGGGTGTGGACGTCGACCCGCGCGTCGGCGTGGGCGCAGACGTCGGCGATCAGTTTCCCGAACCGGGTCGGGGTGGCGACCCCGCAGGTGTCGGGGATGTTGATCCAGTCCGCGCCCGCCGCCGACGTGGCCTCGATCACCTCGAAGAGGTACTCGGGGTCGGTGCGGGTCGCGTCCATCGGCGAGAACATCACCTCGACGCCCGCCTCGGCCGCGCGCTCGACCGCGTTCACCGACCGTTCCTGCATCTCCGCGCGGTCCGAGTGCATCGCGTCCTCGAGTTGGATGTCGCTCGTCGAGGCGAAGACGTGGACCATCTCGACGCCGGAGTCCAGCGCCGCCTCCACGTCCTTCTCTACTACTCGGGCCAGCCCGCAGGTGGTTACGTTGGTACTCTCGGCGATGTCGCGCACCGCCTCGAACTCCGCGTCGGAGTTCACAGGAAAACCCGCCTCGATGACGTGGGTTCCCATCTCGCCCAGCACCGCCGCTATCTCGCGCTTGTCGTCGTAGCTGAACGAGGTGCGTGGCGATTGCTCTCCGTCACGGAGCGTCGTGTCGAAAATCCGTGCGTCGTCGAACTCAGTCGTATCTCCCAGGGTGCCCTGGAAGAACTCGACCCGCCGGGGTGTCCGACGAAGCCTCCGTGTCCGCGTTGTGGTAAGCCATTGCAATCCTCACGAGGCCGATGTAGCATATAAGTCTGGCGTTCCGTAACGGGGTTCGTCCGAAAGCCGGCCGGGAAATCGAACGACCACGAACCGTGGGGGTGGAGACGGGCCGTCGAGTATCCGATACCAACCCTTTTGATCCGGGCCGTGCAGGCAGGACGCATGGAGAGCCGGATGCGAACGACGCACACACCCGAACCGAGCCGGGTGGCAGCGACATGAACGTTCTCGACGGCCTCGAACGCGTCGGGGAGCTCGCGAGCAGTTACTTCGTGGTCTGGATCCTGGTCTTCGCGGGCGCGGCGCTCGTCACCCCCGACTCGTTCACGTGGATCACGCCGTACATCACGCCGCTCCTGGGGATCATCATGCTCGGCATGGGGCTCACGCTCCGACCCGTGGATTTCGAGCGGATCGTCGAGCGGCCGCGCGACGTCGCCATCGGCGCGATAGCCCAGTGGGTCGTGATGCCGGTCGCGGCGTGGGCGCTCACGGTCGCCCTCTCCTTACCGCCCGCGCTCGCGGTCGGCGTGATACTCCTCGGGGCCGCCCCCGGCGGGACGGCCTCGAACGTGATGACCTACCTCGCCGACGGCGACGTGGCGCTCTCGGTGTCGATCACGACCGTGACGACGCTCGCCGCCCCGGTCGTGATGCCGGCGTGGGTGGTCGCGCTCGCGGGCGAACAGCTCCAGGTCACGTTCGCCGAGATGTTCTCGAGCATCGTCCAGGTAGTGTTGATCCCCGTCGTCGCGGGCTTCGTCCTCCGACTCGTCCTCGATCGCTACGCGCCGCGGGTCGCCGAGGCCGGCCTGAACGTCTTCCCGGCGGTGAGCGTGGTCGCCATCGTCGCCATCGTGGCCGCGGTGGTCGGCGCGAACGTCGAGAGCATCCTGACCGCCGGGGTCGTGGTCTTCGTCGCGGTGGTCGCGCACAACGCGGTCGGCCTCGGGGCCGGCTACGGCGTCGGGCGCGCGAGCGGCATGAGCGAGGCCCGCGTTCGGGCGTGTACCTTCGAGGTCGCCCTCCAGAACAGCGGGCTCGCGGTCGCGCTCGCGACGGCCTACTTCAGCCCGCTCGCCGCGCTCCCGCCCGCGCTGTTCAGCGTCTGGCACAACGTCTCGGGGCCCGCGGTCGCGACCTACTTCTCGCGCCGGTCGCGGGCCGCCCCGACGGACGCGACCCCGGCCGGCGACGACTGAAGGGAGGGTTTTTGCTTGCCGACGATGAGGGGCGGATATGAGCGATTTCGACCTGGACCTGCAGGCCATCGAAGGCGAGATCGACGAGGCGGACGGCGCGGCGACACGGGTCGTCCTCGGCGTGCTCGACGGTGGAACCCCGAAGTCCGACTGGGTCGCCGAGGTCGAGTCGGGCGGCGTGCTCGTGCTCGCGGTCGAGGGCAACCTCAACCGGCTCGCCGGCGGCTTCGCGCGCGACGTTCGCGAACTCGGTGGCGAACTCATCCACTTCCGACAGTTCCTGATCGTGACTCCGCCGGGCGTCAGCATCGATACCGACCGACTGGGGTAACTCGGCAACCCTGCCGTCCTCGCGATGCGGGGCGGACGGAACCATTATTCGGCCGTCGCGTGTATCCCGCCCATGGAATTTCGAGACCGGGTAGCGGAGGCGAGGGATACGGCCGCGACCACCGCCTCCGATGCCAGAGAGACCGTCTCCGAGAAGGCCGACGAGGCGAGGGGGAGGGCCTCCGACGCCACGGGAACGGCATCGACCGTGGTCTCGACGGCGACCGAAGCGGTTTCGAGGAGGGCCGACGACACCAGGGGACGGATCACGGCGAGGCTGCCCGACCGGGTGGTCGACGGTTCGGTCGTGAGCGAGCGGGTCGGGAACCGGCCGTCCGTCCACCGGTTGACGTCGGTGTCCTACGAACGATTCGCGCTGCCGGACGTCCACGTGCGGCCGGCTATCGAGCGGAGCGGTGGCAGGGCCGTCAACGCCGCGCGAGAGGCCAACCTCCGACGGGTGTTCCGGTTCGGGAAGGACGGCTTCGCGTACGGGAAGACGGTCGGCGACTACGTTCCCATCGTCGGCAGTTACCTCCCCTACGTCGGGTTCGCGACGGGTCTCGGGGTCGGCGTACTGGACGACATCGACGTCCTCACGGCCGACACGGTCGCCGAACTCTCCGCGTCGTTCTCGACCGCGCTAGAGGAGGTCGTTCGACGTGACGGCGAACCCACAGAGCGCCCGGTCACCGACGACGTCACCGATCCCGCGTACGAGGAGCGGGGATCGGACGGACCGCGGACGCTTCTGGAGATGGATTTCGAGGAGTTCGCCGGCAAGCGGTGACGACGGGACTCACACGAACGTCAGGGAATGGCCGTCCGGGTCGCGGACCCGGATCCCATCGCCGAGGCGCTCCGCCGACGTGACCGAACCCTCGACGGTTTCGAGCGCCGCTTCGGGGTCCGGATACCGAAACCCGCAGTCGACGTGGACGCCGCCGCGGGCGTCCGCCAGCCCCAACTGGGGTTCCCAGAGCTCGAGGTCGAAGCCGTCGCCACGGAGGCGAACCCGTCGGCGCTCGCTTCCGCGGTCCACCATCTCCATCCCGAGCGCGGTGTAGAAATCCTCGGCCCGATCGAGGTTCACGACTTCGAGCACGACCTCGAAGACGCCGACGACGCCGGAGCCCTCGCCGTCCGACTCGCCGAGTTCGACGCAGTTCCCGTCGAGGTCGTAGAAGTACAGCGAGCGCGCGTCGCCGAAGGCGTGTTCGTCGAGGTCGAACGTTCCGGCGAGTCGGTCGTACCACGCGTCGTACTCGGTCCGGGGAATCGAGAGCGCGTAGTGGGTGTGGAGGCCGCCGCGCGGCGGACCGGTGGGTCGGCGGAGCACGAGGTCGGTCTCGCCCGCCGCGAACGCGACCTCGGTGTCGGTTTCGCGGGCCACGTCGAGTCGGAGGTGGTCGCGGTAGAACGCTGTCGCGCGGTCCAGTCGCTTGACTTCGAGGGCGAGCCAGTCGAGCGCGGGCTGCATGGCCCCCGGACGGGTCGTGGGGGCATAACTCCCGCCACCGACGGCCTCATCCCACGCGCCCCCGAAAGGAGAGTCATGCCGATGAAAGGTTCCGGCCGAACGGGCTACGAGGAGATCGACCGGTTCGAGGGCGGCGTCGGCTGGCTCGCCTACCCGGACGAACGCATGGAA
This sequence is a window from Halococcus hamelinensis 100A6. Protein-coding genes within it:
- a CDS encoding LeuA family protein, whose product is MQWLTTTRTRRLRRTPRRVEFFQGTLGDTTEFDDARIFDTTLRDGEQSPRTSFSYDDKREIAAVLGEMGTHVIEAGFPVNSDAEFEAVRDIAESTNVTTCGLARVVEKDVEAALDSGVEMVHVFASTSDIQLEDAMHSDRAEMQERSVNAVERAAEAGVEVMFSPMDATRTDPEYLFEVIEATSAAGADWINIPDTCGVATPTRFGKLIADVCAHADARVDVHTHDDFGLASANALAGFEAGAAQAQVSVNGIGERAGNAAYEEVVMAAESLYDVDTGIDTARITELSRLVEAASDIDTPGNKPVVGQNAFSHESGIHAAGVIENSDTFEPGVMTPEMVGASRELVLGKHTGTHSVRERLVEAGYAPTDDEVRECTRRVKDFGAEKERVTMSVLERFAREVGIDHESEGAEVNA
- a CDS encoding bile acid:sodium symporter family protein translates to MNVLDGLERVGELASSYFVVWILVFAGAALVTPDSFTWITPYITPLLGIIMLGMGLTLRPVDFERIVERPRDVAIGAIAQWVVMPVAAWALTVALSLPPALAVGVILLGAAPGGTASNVMTYLADGDVALSVSITTVTTLAAPVVMPAWVVALAGEQLQVTFAEMFSSIVQVVLIPVVAGFVLRLVLDRYAPRVAEAGLNVFPAVSVVAIVAIVAAVVGANVESILTAGVVVFVAVVAHNAVGLGAGYGVGRASGMSEARVRACTFEVALQNSGLAVALATAYFSPLAALPPALFSVWHNVSGPAVATYFSRRSRAAPTDATPAGDD
- a CDS encoding DUF5779 family protein translates to MSDFDLDLQAIEGEIDEADGAATRVVLGVLDGGTPKSDWVAEVESGGVLVLAVEGNLNRLAGGFARDVRELGGELIHFRQFLIVTPPGVSIDTDRLG
- a CDS encoding VOC family protein, whose amino-acid sequence is MQPALDWLALEVKRLDRATAFYRDHLRLDVARETDTEVAFAAGETDLVLRRPTGPPRGGLHTHYALSIPRTEYDAWYDRLAGTFDLDEHAFGDARSLYFYDLDGNCVELGESDGEGSGVVGVFEVVLEVVNLDRAEDFYTALGMEMVDRGSERRRVRLRGDGFDLELWEPQLGLADARGGVHVDCGFRYPDPEAALETVEGSVTSAERLGDGIRVRDPDGHSLTFV